The Acetoanaerobium noterae genome window below encodes:
- the selB gene encoding selenocysteine-specific translation elongation factor, which yields MNNIIIGTAGHIDHGKTTLIKALTGVDTDRLKEEKKRGISIDLGFTSFKINPNKTAGIIDVPGHEKFLKNMLAGVAGMDIILLVVSAEEGVMPQTKEHLDILNLIGIKKGIIVLTKADKVDDEFLEMVKEDLRAHVKSSFLEDAEIIPVDSISKRGIDLLISKIDKLTEEFEPKNLNVAPRLFVDRIFSIKGFGSVVTGTLIEGILRVDDLVYLYPKKIESRVRGLQVHSQKTDIAYAGQRVAVNLSNISLDDVQRGDILSSNPNLSVSMMLDAKLTMLNDISKDLEHWDRVRVYHGAREILARVVPLESDILAKGKSGYVQLRLEEEVSCKEKDHIILRFYSPLETIGGGIILDSDPEKHTINTLNIVEKLSLKEKGTLSDRILQLIQSKTVLVNKEILIKELGDEASKIANEIDLMLENEELIEVAGLLIDTKGLDNIVGQIQKQLKYYHSKFPFRAGASKEELRTKITFKLKPKEFDALMNFLESKSIVSMNDQYVSSYGFEVCFDDKALALKNEIESYYINNKTPLQTDKIIGNSLESLEMIHYLIGRSLVKLSDDLFYDKLLIEEYQSIVKKYLDKNGEVSIKNLKDETELSRKYLIAIMEYFDRIKFTKRSGEVRISYDRN from the coding sequence ATGAATAATATAATAATTGGAACAGCGGGACATATAGACCATGGAAAAACAACTTTAATAAAAGCTTTGACTGGAGTAGATACCGATAGACTCAAAGAAGAAAAAAAGCGAGGGATTTCTATAGACCTAGGTTTTACAAGCTTTAAAATTAATCCTAATAAAACTGCTGGAATAATTGATGTACCAGGTCATGAAAAATTTTTAAAAAATATGTTAGCTGGGGTTGCAGGCATGGATATCATCCTGCTTGTAGTATCTGCTGAAGAAGGTGTTATGCCTCAAACTAAGGAACACCTAGATATATTAAATTTGATTGGAATAAAAAAAGGAATAATAGTATTAACTAAAGCTGACAAAGTAGATGATGAATTTTTAGAAATGGTAAAAGAGGATTTAAGGGCTCATGTAAAATCATCATTTTTAGAAGATGCGGAAATAATTCCAGTTGATTCTATATCGAAAAGAGGAATTGATTTATTAATTAGCAAAATAGATAAGCTAACTGAAGAATTTGAGCCTAAAAATTTGAATGTTGCACCTAGATTGTTTGTAGATAGAATTTTTTCTATTAAAGGTTTTGGAAGTGTAGTAACAGGGACTTTAATTGAAGGTATTTTAAGAGTTGATGATTTGGTATATCTTTATCCTAAAAAAATTGAAAGTAGAGTAAGAGGTTTGCAAGTGCATTCTCAAAAAACAGATATTGCTTATGCTGGACAAAGAGTAGCAGTGAATCTAAGTAATATTTCTTTAGACGATGTACAAAGAGGAGATATTTTATCTTCTAATCCAAATCTTTCTGTTTCAATGATGCTAGATGCAAAACTTACTATGCTAAATGATATATCAAAGGATTTAGAACATTGGGACAGAGTCAGAGTTTATCATGGAGCTAGAGAAATTCTAGCTAGAGTTGTTCCTTTAGAATCTGATATACTTGCAAAAGGAAAATCGGGGTATGTTCAATTAAGGTTAGAAGAGGAAGTCTCTTGTAAGGAAAAGGACCATATAATATTAAGATTCTATTCTCCTCTTGAAACTATTGGAGGAGGCATAATTTTAGATTCTGATCCTGAGAAGCACACTATTAATACTTTGAATATAGTTGAAAAACTCAGCTTGAAGGAAAAAGGGACACTTTCAGATAGAATATTACAATTAATTCAAAGTAAAACAGTATTAGTTAATAAGGAAATATTAATTAAAGAGTTAGGAGACGAAGCATCCAAGATAGCAAATGAAATTGATTTGATGCTTGAAAATGAAGAGCTCATAGAAGTTGCTGGTCTTCTTATAGATACAAAAGGCTTAGATAATATAGTTGGCCAAATTCAAAAACAACTTAAGTATTATCACAGCAAATTCCCATTTAGAGCTGGAGCTAGTAAAGAAGAGTTAAGAACTAAAATAACATTTAAATTAAAGCCTAAAGAATTCGATGCTCTAATGAACTTTCTGGAGAGCAAAAGTATAGTTAGTATGAATGATCAATATGTTTCAAGTTACGGCTTTGAAGTTTGCTTTGATGATAAAGCGCTTGCATTAAAAAATGAAATTGAGAGCTACTATATTAATAATAAAACACCTTTGCAAACAGATAAGATTATTGGCAATAGTTTAGAAAGTCTTGAAATGATTCATTACCTTATTGGTAGATCACTAGTTAAACTAAGTGATGATTTGTTTTATGACAAGCTACTTATTGAAGAATATCAGAGTATAGTTAAAAAATATTTAGATAAAAATGGAGAAGTAAGTATAAAGAATTTAAAAGATGAGACAGAATTAAGCAGGAAATATTTAATAGCGATAATGGAATATTTTGATAGAATAAAATTCACAAAGCGAAGCGGTGAAGTTAGAATATCATATGATAGAAACTAA
- the selA gene encoding L-seryl-tRNA(Sec) selenium transferase has product MNKSIDKNILMRNLPSIDKLLQSSIAVDSININGHNQTAILIRNTLSALRDDVLNDRIKTVEELELEKILLRFEQQLKQYENKKLQKTINATGVILHTNLGRAPLSRYVTRAALETIENYSNLEFDIETGKRGSRHDYLRDILCRLTGAEDAVVVNNNAAAVLLILSTFAKNKEVIVSRGELVEIGGSFRVPSVMEQSGSKLVEVGTTNKTHAYDYENAITDDTALLMKIHTSNFKIMGFTQSLEIKQIKEIGEKYNIPVVEDIGSGVLIDLRKLNMPYEPTVQDSINQGADIVSFSGDKLLGGPQAGIIVGKREYIQKIKKNQLLRALRIDKVMISLLYHTLLEYDKFELPYNSIPILDMMSKPIDELKLKAQGLYNVLLEDINFNGIAEVTINETKAQVGGGSLPNEYIDSYAVCLKPLKISVAKLEEDLRKGKYHIISRIQNDMLILDVRTLFEDDFEKISAALKQILL; this is encoded by the coding sequence ATGAATAAAAGCATAGATAAAAATATTCTTATGAGAAATTTACCCTCCATTGATAAATTGCTTCAAAGCTCAATTGCTGTAGATAGCATAAATATAAATGGACACAATCAAACAGCTATATTGATAAGGAACACTTTATCCGCACTAAGAGATGACGTACTTAATGATAGAATAAAAACGGTGGAAGAGCTTGAACTTGAAAAAATATTATTAAGATTTGAACAACAGTTAAAGCAATATGAAAATAAAAAATTACAAAAAACAATTAATGCAACTGGTGTAATACTGCATACGAACTTAGGAAGAGCTCCTTTGTCAAGATACGTTACTAGAGCAGCTCTAGAGACTATTGAAAACTATTCCAATCTAGAATTTGATATTGAGACAGGTAAAAGGGGATCTAGACATGACTATCTAAGAGATATATTATGTAGGCTTACAGGAGCAGAAGATGCAGTTGTTGTTAATAATAATGCTGCTGCTGTTTTGCTTATACTATCAACCTTTGCTAAAAATAAAGAAGTGATTGTTTCAAGAGGAGAGCTTGTTGAAATTGGAGGGTCATTTAGAGTTCCTTCTGTTATGGAGCAAAGTGGAAGTAAACTAGTTGAAGTAGGAACAACCAATAAAACTCATGCTTATGATTATGAAAATGCGATAACTGATGACACTGCACTACTTATGAAGATACATACAAGCAATTTTAAAATAATGGGCTTCACCCAAAGTTTAGAAATCAAACAGATTAAAGAAATAGGTGAGAAATATAATATACCTGTTGTGGAGGATATTGGCAGCGGAGTTTTGATTGATTTAAGAAAATTGAATATGCCTTATGAGCCAACAGTTCAAGATTCTATTAATCAGGGAGCAGATATAGTTTCATTTAGTGGAGATAAGCTACTTGGAGGTCCTCAAGCTGGAATTATTGTAGGGAAGAGAGAATATATTCAAAAGATTAAGAAAAACCAACTTTTAAGAGCGCTTAGAATTGATAAAGTTATGATATCTCTTCTTTACCATACCTTATTAGAATATGATAAGTTTGAACTGCCATACAATTCTATCCCTATACTTGATATGATGTCTAAACCGATAGATGAATTAAAACTAAAAGCCCAAGGACTGTATAATGTTTTATTAGAAGATATTAATTTTAATGGTATAGCAGAAGTAACGATTAATGAAACCAAGGCTCAGGTAGGAGGAGGCTCACTTCCAAATGAATATATAGATAGCTATGCTGTATGCTTGAAGCCATTAAAAATAAGTGTAGCAAAGCTAGAAGAGGATTTGAGAAAAGGGAAATATCATATCATATCTAGAATCCAAAATGATATGCTGATATTAGATGTAAGAACATTATTTGAAGATGATTTTGAAAAAATATCAGCTGCCCTAAAGCAAATATTGTTATAA
- a CDS encoding response regulator transcription factor produces the protein MANILVVDDEPLIVKGLKFSLEQEGHIIDTSFDGNDALENIKSKDYDIILLDLMLPIIDGFEVCKKVRETSDVPIIILSAKGEDISKIKGLEIGADDYITKPFNIMELKARVNAILRRMEKSKKIVAQKHLGDITINYLDRKVTRNSEEINLTSKEFDLLFLLMDNPNKVFSREALLEKVWKYEHFGDLRTVDVHIRKLREKIEDNSSNPVHIMTKWGEGYYFQFKKE, from the coding sequence ATGGCAAATATCCTTGTCGTTGACGATGAGCCTTTGATAGTAAAAGGGCTGAAGTTTTCACTTGAACAAGAAGGTCATATAATTGATACATCATTTGATGGAAATGATGCGCTTGAAAATATTAAATCAAAGGATTACGACATTATACTTTTGGATTTGATGCTACCAATTATAGATGGATTTGAAGTATGCAAAAAAGTCAGAGAAACCTCTGATGTTCCAATCATAATTTTAAGCGCTAAAGGAGAAGACATTAGCAAAATCAAAGGTCTAGAAATAGGTGCAGACGACTATATAACAAAACCATTTAACATAATGGAGTTAAAGGCTAGAGTTAATGCAATACTGAGGAGAATGGAAAAATCGAAAAAAATAGTTGCTCAAAAACATTTAGGGGATATTACTATAAACTATTTAGACAGAAAAGTAACTAGAAACTCTGAGGAAATAAATTTGACCTCGAAGGAATTTGATTTGTTGTTTTTATTAATGGATAATCCTAATAAGGTTTTTTCGAGAGAGGCATTGCTCGAGAAGGTATGGAAGTATGAACATTTTGGGGATTTGAGAACAGTTGATGTGCATATTAGAAAATTAAGAGAAAAAATAGAAGATAACTCCTCGAATCCCGTTCATATTATGACAAAATGGGGTGAAGGATATTATTTCCAATTTAAAAAAGA